The region AAATGAGGCCGCACAATTTCTATTGGATACAAATGGTGAGATCTCACCCTTTGTGGAAAAAACAGGGCTTGTCAACCCCAGTGTTATCTATAACGTAACTATGCAAGAAGACTCTTTTCTCTCAGGTTTTGCTGCCTTTGATGCGATCGCCGGAGAACTTCCAATCTTAAACCAAGCAGGCCTTAAACTGGATAAGCTGAAGGAAAAGGCAATCTTGAAAAAAGATGTAAGTTTTAAAGTATCTTATGCAGATGGGAAAGTTACTTTCTTAGATGAACCAACCTTTCCAACAAAAAATTATGATCTTCAAATCAATAAAGGTTCATTTCTGATCATCACAAATAACCAGCATGAGATGAAAATGGGTATGCTCTATGACGAAGAGGAATCCAAAAAATCTATCGCTGGAGTGGACGCAAAAATTAAGGACGCAACGAAAGGATCGGGTGATCCAAAAGAACTAAGAAACAAAGTATTAGGTTCACTCATCAAAGACGACAGGATCAATATCCCATTCAAAACATCAGGTGACATCAGAAATCCTTCGGTTACTCTGGGTGTGGAAATTGGTTCTTTGGCTGATCTGCTCGGTGGCGCAATCAAAGGAGCTATCAAAGGTAAGATTGGAGACGAACTTAAAAAAATTCCCGGTGGAGATGCATTGAAAAAATTTGGGTTTTAAAGGTTTGTAACGATGCAAAAAGGATCCACAATATCTTTGTGGATCCTTTTTAATTTAACGACCGTTTCCTGCCCGTTTTCTCATATTGGCATCTAGGATCTTTTTCCTAAGCCTCAAACTATTAGGCGTGACTTCCAACAATTCATCATCATCTAAAAACTCAATGGATTGCTCTAGAGTCAGTCTTTTGGGAGGAGTCAAACGGATCGCTTCATCTGAACCAGAAGCTCTTACGTTAGTAAGCTTTTTTTCCCGTACTGGGTTTACTTCTAAATCTGAATCACGAGCGTTCATCCCAAGGATCATCCCAGGATAAACTGCAGTTTGAGGCTCAATGAATAGCTCCCCTCTTTCTTGCACCTTCCAAAGAGCGTAGGCAGTAGCATCTCCAGAATCCATGGATATGAGAGCTCCATTTTTCCTTCCTGGAATTTCCCCTTTGTATTTATCATAACGAAGGAAGCGGCTAGACATTACACCTTCACCTCGAGTTTCGGAAATGAAATGACCGCGAAATCCGATAAGGCCCCTTGTGGGTATCTCATATTCAACCCGAGTTATACCAGAGGCATGCGTCTCCATTCCTTGGAGTTCCCCTTTACGTCGATTCAGTTCTTGGATCACAGCTCCACTGAACTGCTCTGGCATATCCATCACCAAATTTTCGTAAGGTTCCGTTTTTTCACCATTTTCATTTGATTTTAAAATAACTTCAGGTCTGGAAACTTGCAACTCATAGCCTTCTCGACGCATTGTCTCTATCAAGACAGAAAGGTGCAATTCTCCCCTTCCCAAAATTTTGAATCGATCTTTATCTTCTGTCTCTTCTAACTTAAGTGCCACGTTTGTCTCTAATTCACGGTCTAGTCTTTCCCGTAAGTTTCGAGTGGTAACAAATTTCCCTTCTTTGCCAGCAAAGGGGGAATTGTTAATCATAAAAAACATGGAGACCGTAGGTTCTTCGACTTGTATGGCCGGCAATGGAATGGGATTACCTAAATCACAAACCGTATCTCCAATGAACATGTCTGGGATACCTGCAATCGCTACGATATCACCAGAAACTGCTTCGTCCATTTCGTAGCGTTGCAATCCTTCATAGCCATACACTTTTGTGATTTTATAATTGGCAGTTTGGCCATTTGTCTTTGCGAGAGTGACATCCTGTCCTTTTTTCAATGTGCCTGCGTAGATTTTACCGATGGCGATCCTTCCTACATAGTCATTATAGTCAAGAGCCACTACTTGGAATTGCAAAGGTCTTTGGTCATCCGATTTTACAGCAGGAACATGTGCGAGGACTTTGTCGAGAAGCGGTTCAATATTCTCTCCTGGAGAATCCTTTAACTCATTCACCGCCCAACCTTGTTTTGCCGAAGCATAGATGATGGGAAAGTCCAACTGTTCTTCTGTGGCTCCCAAATCGCTAAACAAATCAAATACTTTATCAACAGCAAAGGCAGGCCTTGCTCCGTCTCGATCCACTTTGTTGACAACGACAATGGGTTTGTGGCCCAATTGTAAAGACTTGCCCAGCACGAAACGGGTTTGAGGCATGGGACCATCAAACGCGTCCACCAGAAGCAAAGTGCAATCTGTCATAGACAGAACTCGTTCCACCTCTCCGCCAAAATCGGCGTGGCCAGGAGTATCGACTATGTTGATACGGGTGTTCTTATACTTTACAGAGGTATTTTTGGCAAGAATTGTAATCCCTTTTTCCTGTTCCAAAGCATTGGAATCCATGATCCTTTCACGGTCTTCTTTAGCGGTAACGGCTCCTGTATGGCGGAGGATGCAATCTGTCAGGGTAGTTTTCCCATGGTCGACGTGGGCAATGATGGCGATATTTCGTATTTCCATTGTTTTTACCAAAAATTAGGAATGCTCTAGGCTGTCTAGGGCATTTGCCATTGACAAGC is a window of Leptospira ryugenii DNA encoding:
- the typA gene encoding translational GTPase TypA, with the protein product MEIRNIAIIAHVDHGKTTLTDCILRHTGAVTAKEDRERIMDSNALEQEKGITILAKNTSVKYKNTRINIVDTPGHADFGGEVERVLSMTDCTLLLVDAFDGPMPQTRFVLGKSLQLGHKPIVVVNKVDRDGARPAFAVDKVFDLFSDLGATEEQLDFPIIYASAKQGWAVNELKDSPGENIEPLLDKVLAHVPAVKSDDQRPLQFQVVALDYNDYVGRIAIGKIYAGTLKKGQDVTLAKTNGQTANYKITKVYGYEGLQRYEMDEAVSGDIVAIAGIPDMFIGDTVCDLGNPIPLPAIQVEEPTVSMFFMINNSPFAGKEGKFVTTRNLRERLDRELETNVALKLEETEDKDRFKILGRGELHLSVLIETMRREGYELQVSRPEVILKSNENGEKTEPYENLVMDMPEQFSGAVIQELNRRKGELQGMETHASGITRVEYEIPTRGLIGFRGHFISETRGEGVMSSRFLRYDKYKGEIPGRKNGALISMDSGDATAYALWKVQERGELFIEPQTAVYPGMILGMNARDSDLEVNPVREKKLTNVRASGSDEAIRLTPPKRLTLEQSIEFLDDDELLEVTPNSLRLRKKILDANMRKRAGNGR